A window of the Cicer arietinum cultivar CDC Frontier isolate Library 1 chromosome 6, Cicar.CDCFrontier_v2.0, whole genome shotgun sequence genome harbors these coding sequences:
- the LOC101508052 gene encoding uncharacterized protein has protein sequence MDIEEEIRSLQLDSAEDSNGVVNPEDEKPDVDNFDKMDEDPKQEVQAQAVEAEPKEKDTAVQDEVEPEITKRHLNVVFIGHVDAGKSTTGGQILFLSGQVDDRTIQKYEKEAKDKSRESWYMAYIMDTNEEERVKGKTVEVGRAHFETETTRFTILDAPGHKSYVPNMISGASQADIGVLVISARKGEFETGYERGGQTREHVQLAKTLGVAKLLVVVNKMDDPTVNWSKERYDEIESKMIPFLKQSGYNVKKDVLFLPISGLMGSNLKTRMDKSICSWWDGPCLFEALDGIEVPLRDPKSPFRMPLIDKFKDMGTVVMGKVESGTIREGDTLFVMPNKDQVKVVAIYIDENRVKRAGPGENLRVRLSGIEEEDILSGFVLSSVENPIPAVTEFVAQLAILELMDNAIFTAGYKAVLHIHSVVEECEIVELLQQIDPKTRKPMKKKVLFVKNGANVICRVQVNNTICIEKFSDFPQLGRFTLRTEGKTVAVGKVNAL, from the exons ATGG ATATTGAGGAGGAGATTCGTTCTTTACAGCTTGACTCAGCAG AAGACAGTAATGGGGTGGTGAATCCAGAGGATGAGAAGCCAGATGTTGATAATTTTGATAAGATGGATGAAG ATCCAAAGCAGGAGGTTCAGGCTCAGGCTGTTGAGGCCGAGCCAAAAG AAAAAGATACTGCTGTTCAAGACGAAGTTGAGCCAGAGATAACGAAAAGGCACTTGAATGTTGTGTTTATTGGGCATGTTG ATGCTGGAAAGTCTACAACAGGAGGCCAGATACTTTTCCTCAGTGGTCAGGTTGATGATCGAACTATCCAAAAATATGAGAAAGAAGCTAAGGACAAAAGTCGAGAAAGCTG GTACATGGCTTATATCATGGACACAAATGAGGAGGAGAGAGTAAAG GGAAAAACAGTTGAAGTTGGAAGAGCGCATTTTGAGACAGAGACAACAAGGTTCACCATTTTGGATGCACCT GGCCACAAGAGCTATGTTCCTAATATGATCAGTGGTGCATCTCAAGCTGATATTGGAGTGTTG GTAATTTCTGCTCGGAAGGGAGAGTTTGAAACTGGATATGAGAGAGGCGGACAAACCCGTGAACATGTCCAGCTTGCAAAAACACTGGGTGTGGCTAAGCTGCTTGTTGTTGTCAATAAAATGGATGATCCTACAGTAAACTGGTCAAAAGAAag GTATGATGAGATCGAGTCAAAGATGATTCCATTTCTAAAGCAATCAGGATACAATGTAAAGAAAG aTGTCTTGTTTTTACCTATATCGGGGCTCATGGGTTCAAACTTAAAAACAAGAATGGATAAAAGCATTTGTTCATGGTGGGATGGGCCTTGCTTATTTGAAGCCCTTGATGGTATCGAAGTTCCTCTGCGAGATCCCAAAAGTCCTTTCAG GATGCCTTTAATTGACAAATTTAAAGACATGGGAACTGTTGTTATGggcaaagtggaatctggtactATTCGGGAGGGAGATACCCTTTTTGTCATGCCAAATAAG GATCAAGTAAAAGTCGTTGCTATATATATTGATGAAAATCGGGTTAAACGTGCTGGACCTGGTGAAAATTTACGGGTTCGATTATCTGGTATTGAAGAAGAAGACATACTATCTGGGTTCGTCTTGTCTAGTGTTG AAAATCCAATACCAGCAGTTACCGAGTTTGTTGCTCAGTTGGCAATCCTTGAATTAATGGACAAT GCTATTTTTACTGCTGGATACAAGGCTGTTCTGCACATCCACTCTGTAGTTGAGGAATGTGAGATCGTTGAGCTATTGCAACAAATTGATCCAAAGACAAGGAAGCCTATGAAAAAGAAAGTTCTTTTTGTAAAGAATGGCGCTAATGTAATATGCCGTGTTCAG GTTAATAACACGATATGCATTGAGAAGTTCTCTGATTTTCCACAACTAGGGAGGTTCACTCTTCGCACTGAAG GAAAAACTGTTGCTGTGGGAAAAGTCAATGCTCTTTGA
- the LOC105852232 gene encoding uncharacterized protein isoform X2 produces the protein MCMAIASFAPKLYTKWFKSERYIIAAALQIAMNSHTTPIHVLHISSFKSYFPNSASFPSFKPLNSTPLRKTAKHHLVQYHRERTRTRATLDERDQLSSTSPVIEDEKPKREVEESVKVLKNAAKTRKVPLEEILSALSVIEKAKVDPSGFLEILGGKESPGRTWMLVFTAKKKLEGGRYFPLTAVQRFDATAKRIENGVYLGPVGQLTFEGKLSWKNRILSFIFENLRIKVGPLKPLQISLGQKEDREPSTKDPFFIWFYVDNEIAVARGRSGGTAFWCQCRQLH, from the exons ATGTGTATGGCCATTGCTTCATTTGCCCCAAAACTATATACAAAATGGTTCAAAAGTGAAAGATATATCATAGCTGCTGCATTGCAAATAGCAATGAACTCACACACAACACCAATTCATGTATTACACATCTCATCATTCAAAAGCTATTTCCCAAATTCAGCTTCATTTCCATCTTTTAAGCCTCTCAATTCCACTCCTCTCAGAAAAACAGCAAAACATCACCTTGTTCAATATCACAGAGAAAGAACAAGAACCAGAGCAACTCTTGATGAAAGAGATCAACTTTCCTCAACCTCACCTGTCATTGAGGACGAGAAACCCAAAAGG GAAGTAGAGGAAAGTGTGAAAGTGCTAAAAAATGCAGCTAAAACAAGAAAGGTACCATTAGAGGAGATTCTTTCTGCACTTTCTGTCATTGAGAAAGCAAAAGTTGATCCTTCTGGTTTTCTTGAAATCCTTGGAGGAAAGGAATCCCCTGGGAGAACCTGGATGCTAGTTTTTACTGCAAAG aaaaaattagaAGGTGGTAGATACTTTCCTCTCACAGCTGTTCAGAGATTTGATGCTACT GCTAAGAGGATCGAAAATGGTGTATATCTTGGACCTGTTGGACAATTAACATTTGAAGGCAAACTTTCGTGGAAAAACAGAATACTGTCTTTCATTTTTGAGAACCTTCGAATAAAAGTTGGACCTTTAAAACCTCTACAAATCAGCCTTGGACAAAAGGAAGACAGGGAACCAAGCACTAAGGATCCTTTTTTCATCTGGTTTTATGTTGATAATGAAATAGCTGTTGCTCGAGGCCGAAGTGGAGGCACTGCATTTTGGTGTCAGTGTCGTCAG TTACACTAG
- the LOC105852232 gene encoding uncharacterized protein isoform X1, which translates to MCMAIASFAPKLYTKWFKSERYIIAAALQIAMNSHTTPIHVLHISSFKSYFPNSASFPSFKPLNSTPLRKTAKHHLVQYHRERTRTRATLDERDQLSSTSPVIEDEKPKREVEESVKVLKNAAKTRKVPLEEILSALSVIEKAKVDPSGFLEILGGKESPGRTWMLVFTAKKKLEGGRYFPLTAVQRFDATAKRIENGVYLGPVGQLTFEGKLSWKNRILSFIFENLRIKVGPLKPLQISLGQKEDREPSTKDPFFIWFYVDNEIAVARGRSGGTAFWCQCRQVDI; encoded by the exons ATGTGTATGGCCATTGCTTCATTTGCCCCAAAACTATATACAAAATGGTTCAAAAGTGAAAGATATATCATAGCTGCTGCATTGCAAATAGCAATGAACTCACACACAACACCAATTCATGTATTACACATCTCATCATTCAAAAGCTATTTCCCAAATTCAGCTTCATTTCCATCTTTTAAGCCTCTCAATTCCACTCCTCTCAGAAAAACAGCAAAACATCACCTTGTTCAATATCACAGAGAAAGAACAAGAACCAGAGCAACTCTTGATGAAAGAGATCAACTTTCCTCAACCTCACCTGTCATTGAGGACGAGAAACCCAAAAGG GAAGTAGAGGAAAGTGTGAAAGTGCTAAAAAATGCAGCTAAAACAAGAAAGGTACCATTAGAGGAGATTCTTTCTGCACTTTCTGTCATTGAGAAAGCAAAAGTTGATCCTTCTGGTTTTCTTGAAATCCTTGGAGGAAAGGAATCCCCTGGGAGAACCTGGATGCTAGTTTTTACTGCAAAG aaaaaattagaAGGTGGTAGATACTTTCCTCTCACAGCTGTTCAGAGATTTGATGCTACT GCTAAGAGGATCGAAAATGGTGTATATCTTGGACCTGTTGGACAATTAACATTTGAAGGCAAACTTTCGTGGAAAAACAGAATACTGTCTTTCATTTTTGAGAACCTTCGAATAAAAGTTGGACCTTTAAAACCTCTACAAATCAGCCTTGGACAAAAGGAAGACAGGGAACCAAGCACTAAGGATCCTTTTTTCATCTGGTTTTATGTTGATAATGAAATAGCTGTTGCTCGAGGCCGAAGTGGAGGCACTGCATTTTGGTGTCAGTGTCGTCAGGTTGATATATAG
- the LOC101506438 gene encoding protein PLASTID MOVEMENT IMPAIRED 1-like, translated as MADAKNNPNAQILEELEALSETLYKSHTSATARRTASLVLPRNTPAPSIEDDYHTTKGDDESNNKPRARRMSLSPWRSSSKHEDGIFKTKTKVVAGNTSIDSGENEKKGIWKWKPMRALSRIGMQKLSCLFSVEVVAAQDLPSSMNGLRLAVCVRKKETKDGAVKTMPSRVSQGAADFEETLFIKCHAYYTNTNGSGKRIKFEPRPFWIYLFAVDAQELDFGRSAVDLSELIRESVEKNQQGARVRQWDTSFGLSGKAKGGELVVKLGFQIVEKDGGVDIYNTNSNSPMESSKSSKLSSFSSSFARKQSKTSFSVPSPRMTSRNDAWTPSHSHEGGIQGMDDLNLDDPNPVQDSSSSAQKVDDHIEQVEDFDLPDFEVVDKGIEVQEKEEDGGESDKFVEEKPVADEVVKEVVHDHVHHARLSELDSIAQQIKALESMMGNNGMNKLMNIEEETDALDADEETVTREFLEMFEDQDNKEYLFNQPEIPHLQLEEGHEDSPTDGGESKVYISDLGKGLCCVVRTRDGGYLASMNPLDVAVARKDIPKLAMQMSKPFVLALQESMSGFDLFQKLASVGLDELGSLVLSSLMPIDELIGKTAEQIAFEGIASAIIQGRNKEGASSSAARIVSALKSMSTIMSSGRKERISTGLWNVDEDPVTSENLLPISMQKIESMTVEALKIQADMAEEEAPFDVSALSSKKGENGKDLLASAIPLEDWIRDQSLNYNNGAATSSSDGGPERVTVISVVQLRDPMRRYEAVGGPVMVLIHATRAGTKGNEEEKRFKVTSMHVGGFKVRSSTKKNAWDNEKQRLTAIQWLVAYGLGKGGKKGKPALAKGQDLLWSISSRIVADMWLKTMRNPDVKLVK; from the coding sequence ATGGCAGATGCCAAAAACAATCCCAATGCTCAGATTCTTGAAGAACTAGAGGCTTTGAGTGAAACCCTTTACAAATCACACACATCCGCCACAGCTCGAAGAACAGCTTCGCTTGTTCTGCCACGAAATACTCCTGCTCCATCCATTGAAGATGACTACCACACGACGAAAGGTGATGATGAAAGCAATAATAAACCACGAGCACGTCGCATGTCCTTGTCCCCGTGGCGATCAAGCTCAAAGCATGAAGATGGAATTTTCAAGACAAAAACCAAAGTAGTGGcaggtaacacatcgattgatTCGGGTGAGAATGAGAAGAAAGGGATTTGGAAGTGGAAGCCTATGCGGGCGCTTTCGCGTATTGGAATGCAGAAACTAAGTTGTTTGTTCTCTGTTGAAGTGGTTGCTGCTCAAGACCTTCCTTCTTCCATGAATGGCCTAAGGCTAGCTGTTTGCGTAAGGAAGAAGGAAACAAAGGATGGTGCTGTTAAGACAATGCCGTCGCGTGTTTCACAAGGAGCTGCTGATTTCGAAGAGACACTTTTCATCAAGTGCCATGCTTATTACACCAACACCAATGGCAGTGGGAAGAGGATTAAGTTTGAGCCACGTCCCTTTTGGATTTACCTTTTTGCTGTTGATGCTCAAGAGCTTGATTTTGGAAGAAGTGCTGTGGATTTGAGCGAGTTGATTCGAGAGTCCGTTGAGAAAAACCAACAAGGGGCTCGAGTTAGGCAATGGGATACGAGCTTTGGGTTATCTGGAAAGGCAAAAGGAGGAGAACTTGTTGTGAAACTTGGTTTCCAGATTGTGGAGAAAGATGGAGGAGttgatatatataatactaATAGCAATAGTCCAATGGAGAGTTCAAAGTCCAGCAAGTTGAGTAGTTTCTCATCTTCTTTTGCACGCAAACAATCAAAGACATCCTTCAGTGTGCCTAGTCCTAGAATGACGAGCAGAAATGACGCATGGACTCCTTCACATTCACATGAAGGTGGCATTCAAGGAATGGATGATTTGAATCTTGATGACCCGAACCCAGTTCAGGATTCCTCTTCTTCTGCTCAGAAAGTTGATGACCACATAGAACAGGTAGAGGATTTTGACCTTCCAGATTTTGAGGTTGTTGATAAAGGGATTGAGGTTCaagagaaggaagaagatggagGGGAATCGGATAAATTTGTAGAAGAAAAACCAGTTGCAGACGAGGTTGTGAAGGAAGTAGTGCACGATCACGTGCACCATGCTAGATTGTCTGAGCTTGATTCAATTGCCCAGCAAATAAAAGCTCTTGAGTCAATGATGGGAAATAATGGTATGAACAAGTTAATGAACATAGAGGAAGAGACAGATGCATTGGATGCAGATGAAGAAACTGTAACTAGGGAATTTCTTGAGATGTTTGAGGATCAAGACAACAAAGAATACTTATTCAATCAACCTGAAATTCCACATTTACAACTCGAAGAAGGACACGAAGATTCTCCTACAGATGGAGGAGAATCCAAAGTATATATTTCTGATCTTGGTAAAGGCTTGTGTTGCGTGGTTCGAACAAGAGATGGGGGCTACTTGGCTTCCATGAATCCTTTGGATGTTGCTGTGGCTAGAAAAGATATTCCAAAGCTGGCAATGCAGATGTCAAAGCCTTTTGTGTTGGCATTGCAGGAATCCATGAGCGGTTTTGATTTGTTTCAGAAATTGGCCAGCGTTGGTCTTGATGAACTCGGCTCTCTAGTTTTATCCTCCTTGATGCCAATAGATGAACTGATAGGTAAAACTGCAGAGCAGATTGCTTTTGAAGGCATTGCATCAGCCATCATACAAGGTAGGAACAAGGAAGGAGCGAGTTCTAGTGCTGCACGCATAGTTTCTGCTTTGAAAAGCATGTCGACCATTATGAGTTCAGGAAGGAAAGAACGAATATCAACGGGACTTTGGAATGTTGATGAAGATCCAGTTACTTCAGAGAACCTTCTTCCAATTTCAATGCAGAAGATTGAGTCCATGACAGTTGAGGCATTGAAAATTCAAGCTGACATGGCTGAGGAAGAAGCTCCGTTTGATGTATCTGCACTCAGCTCAAAGAAAGGGGAAAATGGGAAAGATCTTTTGGCTTCTGCTATTCCACTTGAGGATTGGATTAGAGACCAAAGCTTAAACTACAACAACGGTGCTGCAACTTCAAGTTCTGATGGTGGACCTGAAAGAGTCACAGTGATATCGGTTGTCCAACTGCGGGATCCAATGAGACGCTATGAAGCAGTTGGAGGTCCTGTGATGGTGCTTATTCATGCAACACGTGCCGGCACGAAGGGGAATGAGGAGGAGAAGAGATTCAAAGTAACAAGCATGCATGTAGGAGGTTTCAAGGTTAGGAGTTCCACAAAGAAGAATGCATGGGACAATGAGAAGCAAAGATTAACTGCAATCCAATGGTTGGTTGCATATGGGTTGGGAAAGGGAGGCAAAAAAGGGAAGCCGGCATTGGCAAAGGGACAAGACCTGCTATGGAGCATTTCCTCCCGGATTGTGGCGGATATGTGGCTTAAAACCATGAGAAATCCAGATGTCAAGCTTGTAAAGTGA
- the LOC101506763 gene encoding protein DETOXIFICATION 16-like produces the protein MIEKKKMTIERKQVIAEVKKQLWLAVPMSCIGLLQYSLQTISVMFVGHVGTLPLSGASMATSFASLTGFNLLMGIASALDTFCGQSNGAGQFHMLGIYMQRSMLVVSIVSVFLSIIWANTESILVFMHQDKAISKEAGSYAFFMIPSLFAYGLLQCILKFLQTQNIVLPMVLTSGITALIHILLCWVLVFQIKLGSKGAALSNSISYWVNVLLISLYVKFSSSCKQTWTGFSKRALHSLFDFLKLAVPSALMICLKVWTFELMVLMSGLLPNPVLETSVLSICLNTFGLAWMIPFGCSAAVSIRVSNEVGGGNPEGASLAVRMALSLAFIEGAFLVSTMILLRNVWGHLYSDDKQVIKYISYMMPILALSSFLDAIQSTLSGVLAGCGWQKIGAYVNLGSFYIVGVPCAVALAFFLHMRDMGLWLGIISAFIVQILLYTIFTIRTNWEEEAGKAQSRVEQSTVTPATTLRDSISSQKLEQIP, from the exons AtgatagaaaagaaaaagatgacAATTGAGAGAAAACAAGTGATAGCAGAAGTAAAGAAGCAACTATGGTTAGCAGTTCCTATGTCATGCATTGGACTCCTACAATACAGTCTTCAAACCATTTCTGTTATGTTTGTTGGACATGTTGGTACTCTCCCTTTATCTGGGGCTTCCATGGCCACTTCTTTTGCCTCTCTCACTGGCTTCAACCTACTG ATGGGAATTGCTAGTGCACTAGACACATTTTGTGGTCAATCAAATGGAGCAGGACAGTTCCATATGCTTGGAATATACATGCAAAGATCAATGCTTGTTGTTTCAATTGTGAGTGTATTCCTTAGTATCATATGGGCAAACACAGAATCAATTCTAGTTTTTATGCACCAAGACAAGGCTATATCAAAAGAAGCTGGTTCATATGCATTTTTCATGATACCAAGTTTGTTTGCATATGGTCTTCTTCAATGCATTCTCAAGTTCTTGCAAACACAAAACATTGTCCTCCCAATGGTTTTAACCTCTGGAATCACAGCTTTGATTCACATACTTTTGTGTTGGGTTTTGGTTTTTCAAATTAAGCTTGGAAGTAAAGGGGCAGCATTGTCAAATTCTATATCTTATTGGGTTAATGTGTTATTGATTTCTCTTTATGtgaaattttcttcttcttgtaaacaaacATGGACAGGATTTTCAAAGAGAGCACTGCATAGTCTCTTTGATTTCCTTAAACTAGCTGTTCCTTCAGCTCTCATGATCtg CTTGAAAGTGTGGACATTTGAACTAATGGTTCTCATGTCTGGTCTTCTTCCTAATCCAGTATTAGAAACTTCAGTGCTTTCAATATG CCTTAATACATTCGGTCTAGCTTGGATGATACCTTTTGGATGCAGTGCTGCAGTAAG CATACGGGTGTCGAATGAAGTGGGGGGTGGAAATCCAGAGGGTGCAAGTCTAGCAGTTCGAATGGCATTATCCTTAGCATTCATTGAAGGTGCATTTTTAGTATCAACTATGATTCTATTGAGGAATGTGTGGGGCCATCTTTATAGTGATGACAAACAAGTAATCAAATACATCTCATACATGATGCCAATTTTGGCTCTTTCTAGTTTCCTTGATGCCATTCAAAGTACACTTTCAG GTGTTCTTGCAGGATGTGGGTGGCAGAAGATTGGTGCCTATGTGAATCTTGGTTCATTTTATATTGTAGGTGTACCATGTGCCGTTGCATTAGCCTTTTTTCTGCACATGCGTGACATG GGGCTGTGGTTAGGGATTATCTCTGCATTTATTGTGCAAATATTGTTGTACACTATTTTTACGATTCGTACTAACTGGGAGGAAGAA gcAGGGAAGGCTCAAAGCAGAGTTGAGCAATCCACCGTGACGCCAGCTACTACTCTCAGAGACAGCATATCATCTCAAAAACTTGAACAAATTCCCTAA
- the LOC101508368 gene encoding alpha-1,3-arabinosyltransferase XAT3-like isoform X2 — MVLSLCIVFKPYLGPIHDLNLKLFVGDDTKMLMLNDTSSSLKIAKDLVTQVLVEETRSSLHVIEDERVVPKNTVNATGISQQIAKVEDNATKIFINDTSSSPTKVEVEKLETRKVEQPLCVSEVRTEYCQTEGDIRLHGKSSNVYIASRKTTILAENMSWSIRPYARKSDAYAMSNVTKWSVKTSQQVPQCTKNHSIPAVIFSTAGYTGNHFHEFSDIMIPLFLTCRQFNGQVQLIITDKKPWWIVKHQAFLKKLSNYKIMDIDIDDEVHCFPRVIVGLKRYYQELSIDPQKYSYSIKDFRDFLRSSYSLKRDSAIKIRDGNKSKKPRLLILSRKTSRSFTNTNQIAKTAKGLGFKVIVMEAGRNMLSIADAVNSCDVLMGVHGAGLTNILFLPQNAIFIQIVPYGGMQVEWLATNDFAKPSEEMNIKYLEYKIRLEESTLIKQYPLDHMIIKDPSSIEKQGWEVFRSVYFDKQNVKLDVDRFRPTLQKALELLH, encoded by the exons ATGGTTTTGAGTCTTTGTATAGTGTTTAAACCTTACTTGGGTCCTATACATGATT TGAACCTGAAACTCTTTGTTGGTGATGACACCAAAATGCTGATGCTCAATGACACCAGTAGCTCTCTAAAAATAGCCAAAG ACCTTGTAACACAAGTACTTGTTGAAGAGACTAGAAGTTCTCTACATGTGATTGAAG ATGAAAGAGTTGTGCCAAAGAATACTGTCAATGCCACTGGAATATCTCAACAAATAGCTAAAg TTGAAGATAATGCAACAAAGATTTTCATCAATGACACCAGCAGCTCTCCAACAAAAGTTGAAG TTGAAAAATTAGAAACAAGAAAAGTGGAGCAACCACTGTGTGTTTCAGAAGTAAGAACAGAATATTGCCAAACCGAAGGAGATATCAGATTGCATGGAAAATCCTCCAATGTTTACATTGCATCACGCAAAACAACCATCTTGGCTGAAAACATGTCATGGAGTATAAGACCTTATGCTCGGAAGAGTGATGCATATGCAATGAGTAATGTAACAAAATGGTCAGTAAAAACTAGCCAACAAGTCCCACAGTGCACCAAAAATCACAGCATTCCAGCAGTAATATTCTCTACAGCAGGATACACTGGAAACCACTTCCATGAATTCAGTGACATTATGATTCCACTTTTTTTGACTTGTAGACAATTTAATGGACAAGTTCAGCTTATCATAACCGACAAGAAGCCTTGGTGGATTGTCAAACACCAAGCCTTTCTTAAAAAGCTGTCAAATTATAAGATTATGGATATTGATATAGATGATGAAGTGCATTGTTTCCCAAGGGTGATTGTAGGCCTTAAAAGGTATTATCAAGAGCTAAGCATTGACCCTCAAAAGTACTCCTATTCTATCAAAGACTTCAGGGATTTTTTGAGAAGTTCTTATTCATTAAAGAGAGATAGTGCAATCAAAATCAGAGATGGTAATAAAAGTAAGAAGCCTAGGCTCCTAATTCTCTCAAGAAAAACATCAAGATCCTTCACCAATACAAATCAAATAGCAAAAACAGCTAAAGGGTTGGGGTTTAAAGTAATTGTTATGGAAGCAGGGAGGAATATGTTGAGTATTGCAGATGCTGTGAACTCTTGTGATGTACTAATGGGAGTTCATGGTGCTGGTCTTACTAACATACTTTTCCTTCCTCAAAATGCAATTTTCATTCAAATTGTGCCTTATGGTGGGATGCAAGTGGAATGGCTTGCCACAAATGATTTTGCAAAGCCATCAGAGGAAATGAACATAAAGTACTTGGAATATAAAATAAGGTTGGAAGAAAGCACTCTTATAAAACAATATCCATTAGATCATATGATTATAAAGGATCCCTCATCAATTGAAAAACAAGGATGGGAAGTCTTTAGGTCAGTGTATTTTGACAAACAAAATGTAAAGCTTGATGTTGATAGGTTTAGACCAACATTGCAAAAAGCCCTTGAGTTATTGCATTAA
- the LOC101508368 gene encoding beta-1,2-xylosyltransferase XYXT1-like isoform X1 codes for MQINLNMVLNRDPRLNLRPQYNGFKYLCKDIATTIAFALNALVCILPLYKVNLKLFVGDDTKMLMLNDTSSSLKIAKDLVTQVLVEETRSSLHVIEDERVVPKNTVNATGISQQIAKVEDNATKIFINDTSSSPTKVEVEKLETRKVEQPLCVSEVRTEYCQTEGDIRLHGKSSNVYIASRKTTILAENMSWSIRPYARKSDAYAMSNVTKWSVKTSQQVPQCTKNHSIPAVIFSTAGYTGNHFHEFSDIMIPLFLTCRQFNGQVQLIITDKKPWWIVKHQAFLKKLSNYKIMDIDIDDEVHCFPRVIVGLKRYYQELSIDPQKYSYSIKDFRDFLRSSYSLKRDSAIKIRDGNKSKKPRLLILSRKTSRSFTNTNQIAKTAKGLGFKVIVMEAGRNMLSIADAVNSCDVLMGVHGAGLTNILFLPQNAIFIQIVPYGGMQVEWLATNDFAKPSEEMNIKYLEYKIRLEESTLIKQYPLDHMIIKDPSSIEKQGWEVFRSVYFDKQNVKLDVDRFRPTLQKALELLH; via the exons ATGCAGATAAATCTTAATATGGTTCTAAATCGCGATCCTCGACTGAATTTAAGGCCGCAATATAACGGTTTTAAATATCTCTGCAAAGACATTGCAACCACAATTGCATTTGCGTTAAACGCATTAGTCTGCATTTTACCGTTATATAAAG TGAACCTGAAACTCTTTGTTGGTGATGACACCAAAATGCTGATGCTCAATGACACCAGTAGCTCTCTAAAAATAGCCAAAG ACCTTGTAACACAAGTACTTGTTGAAGAGACTAGAAGTTCTCTACATGTGATTGAAG ATGAAAGAGTTGTGCCAAAGAATACTGTCAATGCCACTGGAATATCTCAACAAATAGCTAAAg TTGAAGATAATGCAACAAAGATTTTCATCAATGACACCAGCAGCTCTCCAACAAAAGTTGAAG TTGAAAAATTAGAAACAAGAAAAGTGGAGCAACCACTGTGTGTTTCAGAAGTAAGAACAGAATATTGCCAAACCGAAGGAGATATCAGATTGCATGGAAAATCCTCCAATGTTTACATTGCATCACGCAAAACAACCATCTTGGCTGAAAACATGTCATGGAGTATAAGACCTTATGCTCGGAAGAGTGATGCATATGCAATGAGTAATGTAACAAAATGGTCAGTAAAAACTAGCCAACAAGTCCCACAGTGCACCAAAAATCACAGCATTCCAGCAGTAATATTCTCTACAGCAGGATACACTGGAAACCACTTCCATGAATTCAGTGACATTATGATTCCACTTTTTTTGACTTGTAGACAATTTAATGGACAAGTTCAGCTTATCATAACCGACAAGAAGCCTTGGTGGATTGTCAAACACCAAGCCTTTCTTAAAAAGCTGTCAAATTATAAGATTATGGATATTGATATAGATGATGAAGTGCATTGTTTCCCAAGGGTGATTGTAGGCCTTAAAAGGTATTATCAAGAGCTAAGCATTGACCCTCAAAAGTACTCCTATTCTATCAAAGACTTCAGGGATTTTTTGAGAAGTTCTTATTCATTAAAGAGAGATAGTGCAATCAAAATCAGAGATGGTAATAAAAGTAAGAAGCCTAGGCTCCTAATTCTCTCAAGAAAAACATCAAGATCCTTCACCAATACAAATCAAATAGCAAAAACAGCTAAAGGGTTGGGGTTTAAAGTAATTGTTATGGAAGCAGGGAGGAATATGTTGAGTATTGCAGATGCTGTGAACTCTTGTGATGTACTAATGGGAGTTCATGGTGCTGGTCTTACTAACATACTTTTCCTTCCTCAAAATGCAATTTTCATTCAAATTGTGCCTTATGGTGGGATGCAAGTGGAATGGCTTGCCACAAATGATTTTGCAAAGCCATCAGAGGAAATGAACATAAAGTACTTGGAATATAAAATAAGGTTGGAAGAAAGCACTCTTATAAAACAATATCCATTAGATCATATGATTATAAAGGATCCCTCATCAATTGAAAAACAAGGATGGGAAGTCTTTAGGTCAGTGTATTTTGACAAACAAAATGTAAAGCTTGATGTTGATAGGTTTAGACCAACATTGCAAAAAGCCCTTGAGTTATTGCATTAA